Proteins from a genomic interval of Planifilum fimeticola:
- a CDS encoding RluA family pseudouridine synthase, translating to MSRDETADFVHRVLERESGRTVRDVLRNRYRFSRRLFRRLKESGGVTVNGRTVWLADRVEAGDLLEVKLPEERTDIPPQPVSFAVVHEDEDLVVVDKPPGLVVHPTKDYREYTLANGLVHRWTERGEAHGIHPVTRLDKDTSGLMVIAKHAYAHDFLAGQMSRRRYMRGYLAVVHGEVHEETGVIDAPIARCPERPSRRCVMEGGAPAVTRFSVVERLPGATLLRLFLDTGRTHQIRVHLAHRGHPIIGDPMYAEGWNTWGIGRQALHSAFLQLIHPRDGRERSWESPLPPDIQGLIRRLKGEGKRQK from the coding sequence GTGAGCCGGGATGAGACTGCCGATTTTGTTCACCGCGTTCTGGAACGGGAGTCCGGAAGGACGGTCCGGGACGTCCTTCGAAACCGTTACCGTTTTTCGCGTCGTCTTTTTCGCAGGCTGAAAGAGTCCGGCGGGGTGACGGTGAACGGCCGTACCGTCTGGTTGGCCGATCGGGTGGAGGCAGGGGACCTTCTTGAGGTGAAGCTGCCGGAAGAACGTACCGATATTCCTCCACAGCCGGTCTCTTTTGCCGTCGTCCACGAAGACGAGGATCTGGTCGTCGTCGACAAACCGCCGGGACTGGTGGTTCATCCCACCAAGGATTACAGGGAGTATACCCTGGCCAACGGGCTGGTGCACCGCTGGACGGAGCGGGGTGAAGCCCACGGAATCCACCCCGTCACCCGTTTGGACAAGGACACCTCGGGTCTGATGGTGATCGCGAAACACGCCTATGCCCACGACTTTTTGGCGGGACAGATGTCCCGCCGCCGCTACATGCGGGGGTATTTGGCCGTCGTTCACGGCGAAGTGCACGAGGAGACCGGCGTCATCGACGCTCCGATCGCCCGATGTCCGGAGCGTCCCTCCCGCCGTTGCGTGATGGAAGGGGGAGCCCCGGCGGTCACCCGTTTTTCCGTGGTGGAGAGACTGCCGGGGGCGACCCTTCTGCGCCTTTTTTTGGATACGGGCCGGACGCACCAGATTCGGGTTCACCTGGCCCACCGGGGGCATCCGATCATCGGGGATCCCATGTACGCGGAAGGCTGGAACACCTGGGGAATCGGCCGGCAGGCACTCCACTCCGCCTTTCTGCAACTGATTCACCCTCGTGACGGCCGGGAACGGTCATGGGAGTCTCCCCTTCCTCCCGATATCCAAGGGTTGATCCGCCGGTTGAAGGGAGAGGGAAAACGCCAGAAATAA
- a CDS encoding patatin-like phospholipase family protein produces MKDVGIALSGGGVAGCAHLGILYGLEKENIPVRYIAGTSAGAIVAALYAYGYRPRHMIKLLPLINKELVDYDYPSFVRAFLRRGMRVQGLAKGERLRYLIAETTRNARMTDLPLPVALIATDLKTARPVIFTSRPFLSPIPGADVITDIPVADAVVASCAIPVLFQPIHYQGRILVDGGVIDNCPIGVVKALGAEKTIAVRTREAAPVESSFDSLLAIVKRVMSITLNIQVKQQLKEADIVLQPEVAPDTLLDFTQTVSCVKCGYRHVRERMEEIRRVMENAAEGVPL; encoded by the coding sequence ATGAAAGACGTGGGAATCGCCTTGAGCGGCGGAGGTGTGGCGGGATGCGCACACCTGGGGATTCTGTACGGATTGGAAAAAGAGAATATCCCCGTCCGGTACATCGCGGGAACCAGTGCGGGAGCCATCGTCGCCGCCCTGTACGCCTATGGATACCGACCGAGACACATGATCAAGCTTCTCCCGCTGATCAATAAGGAATTGGTCGATTACGACTACCCTTCCTTCGTGCGCGCCTTCCTCCGCAGGGGAATGCGGGTTCAGGGCCTGGCGAAGGGAGAAAGGCTGCGCTATCTGATCGCGGAAACCACCCGAAATGCCCGGATGACAGACCTGCCGCTCCCCGTCGCGCTCATCGCGACCGATCTGAAAACCGCCCGGCCGGTGATTTTCACTTCCCGCCCCTTCCTCTCTCCCATCCCCGGCGCAGACGTGATCACCGACATCCCGGTGGCGGACGCCGTGGTCGCCAGCTGTGCCATTCCGGTGCTGTTTCAACCGATTCATTACCAAGGCCGGATCCTCGTGGACGGCGGAGTCATCGACAATTGTCCGATCGGCGTCGTCAAGGCACTGGGGGCGGAAAAAACCATCGCCGTCCGGACGAGGGAAGCCGCTCCGGTCGAAAGCTCCTTCGACTCCCTCCTGGCCATCGTCAAGCGGGTGATGAGCATCACCCTGAACATCCAGGTCAAGCAGCAACTTAAGGAAGCGGACATCGTCCTGCAACCCGAGGTGGCCCCCGATACCCTGCTGGATTTCACGCAAACCGTCTCCTGTGTCAAATGCGGGTACCGCCATGTGCGGGAGCGAATGGAGGAGATCCGTCGCGTGATGGAGAATGCGGCGGAGGGGGTTCCTCTCTGA
- a CDS encoding esterase/lipase family protein: MRRRGHVLLLAVVLCVSVLAGPVSAQEKAVPVPRSVAGDAGAEAVPGTWYVGETPPNVDYSKPPIVFVQGLRGSAESWWGETSYHGPNDMYATAYANGYRTAFVELYDSGGEGASMWDNGRLLADLLTQIRQFFGEPVNIVSHSKGGIDSQAALVHYGAWPHVGKVITLGSPHRGSHLADLAYSWWAGWLADLLGARDEGTEVLQTGYMEYFRSITDSHENVGKNAYYTAAGTSWGPFPSALWTGGAYLSTYGENDGLVNVWSTPLPNGHHLFTENFDHDNIRMGSTAFPRIESTLRTASKKAGDIGSGGIPAMGEQRNQNESVVRGGSLAAGTRVEQTIAVEGGRDEAVFQIMTHRSDVETALVSPGGRIYTPRSAEYFAGEEKEILKGAQIHAYRISRPETGEWKVRMTSPDDGAYLLVVSFIGENTMEVQMDSSRAGKSGVPIQVRLKKPRLWNAKDFDVRARVVEPGAKGGPSGAATKPQEALLHPDAKDAGVFKGKIPSVTHPGIYNVTIDIRGKSRDGVDFERTVIRSFFVADGNDLKRIR; the protein is encoded by the coding sequence ATGAGAAGAAGGGGACACGTCTTGCTGTTGGCGGTCGTTCTGTGTGTGTCGGTTTTGGCCGGTCCCGTGTCAGCTCAGGAGAAAGCGGTTCCTGTTCCCCGGAGCGTCGCGGGGGATGCGGGGGCCGAGGCGGTTCCGGGAACCTGGTATGTGGGAGAGACACCGCCCAATGTGGACTACAGCAAGCCGCCGATCGTCTTCGTCCAGGGATTGCGCGGCTCCGCCGAAAGCTGGTGGGGGGAGACCTCCTACCACGGGCCCAACGACATGTATGCCACGGCCTACGCCAACGGTTACCGGACCGCTTTCGTGGAGCTGTATGATTCGGGAGGAGAAGGAGCGAGCATGTGGGACAACGGCCGGCTTCTGGCCGACCTCCTGACCCAGATTCGGCAGTTTTTCGGAGAACCCGTCAACATCGTCTCCCACAGCAAAGGCGGGATCGACAGCCAAGCGGCGCTCGTTCACTACGGAGCGTGGCCCCATGTGGGCAAGGTGATCACTCTGGGATCGCCCCACCGGGGTTCCCATCTGGCCGATCTCGCTTACAGCTGGTGGGCGGGATGGCTGGCGGATCTGCTGGGGGCACGGGATGAAGGAACCGAAGTGCTGCAAACCGGGTACATGGAGTATTTCCGATCGATCACGGACAGCCACGAAAACGTCGGTAAAAACGCCTATTATACCGCCGCCGGAACCAGCTGGGGACCCTTTCCTTCAGCCTTGTGGACGGGTGGTGCTTACTTGTCCACCTACGGAGAGAACGACGGTCTGGTCAATGTCTGGAGCACGCCCCTGCCCAACGGCCATCACCTGTTTACGGAGAACTTCGACCATGACAACATCCGCATGGGAAGCACCGCCTTCCCGCGAATCGAATCCACTCTCCGCACCGCCTCGAAAAAAGCGGGGGACATCGGTTCGGGGGGAATCCCGGCCATGGGTGAACAAAGGAACCAAAACGAGTCGGTGGTGCGAGGCGGATCCCTCGCCGCCGGAACGAGGGTGGAGCAAACCATCGCCGTCGAAGGCGGGCGGGATGAAGCGGTCTTTCAGATCATGACCCATCGTTCCGATGTGGAAACGGCGCTCGTTTCACCCGGAGGCCGCATCTACACCCCGCGCAGCGCGGAATATTTCGCCGGAGAAGAGAAAGAGATCCTGAAAGGAGCGCAAATTCACGCATACCGGATTTCCCGGCCCGAAACGGGCGAGTGGAAGGTGCGCATGACCAGTCCGGACGACGGGGCGTACTTGCTGGTCGTATCCTTTATCGGCGAGAACACGATGGAGGTGCAGATGGATTCCTCCCGGGCCGGGAAGAGCGGGGTTCCGATTCAGGTCCGCCTGAAAAAACCCCGTCTCTGGAATGCGAAAGACTTTGATGTCCGGGCAAGGGTGGTTGAGCCGGGGGCGAAGGGCGGGCCGTCCGGGGCGGCGACAAAACCGCAGGAAGCTCTCCTTCATCCCGATGCCAAAGATGCGGGAGTGTTCAAAGGAAAAATCCCTTCCGTTACGCATCCGGGGATCTACAATGTCACCATCGATATCCGCGGAAAGTCCA